The genomic region GATCGGAAGCACTACTTCGATGATTCCGTGTGTCAGATGATGACGCGTCTGTAGGTGCAGTGCGTATCGTCCGCGCATGGGAAAAGCGCGCGAAGGATTCACACTCATTGAAGTAGTCGTCGCCATCGTCATGCTTGCAGCCGGCGCGCTTGCACTTGCCGGAACCGCCGCAGTAACCGCGCGGCGCATGGCCGAATCGGCTCGGCGCAGCTCGGCAGTCTCGATGGCGCGAAGCCGTGCCGAAGTGTCCCTGGCGTCACCGTGCGCCTCACTCGCCAGCGGGAGTGAAACCGTTCGCGGTGTGCAATCATCCTGGGTGGCGGTAGCCGCCTCCGCTTCCACTGAGCTCAATCAGCGCGTCTCGTATCCTACAAGCCTCGGTGAGCGAAGCGATGACTATGTCACAGCCGCACCATGCCCGTGAGTCGGCGGGGAGCGGGGTTCACTCTCATTGAAATGGTTGTCGCGACGGTTATTGCGGCGATTGTAGGTGCGACTCTGAT from Gemmatimonadaceae bacterium harbors:
- a CDS encoding prepilin-type N-terminal cleavage/methylation domain-containing protein, translated to MGKAREGFTLIEVVVAIVMLAAGALALAGTAAVTARRMAESARRSSAVSMARSRAEVSLASPCASLASGSETVRGVQSSWVAVAASASTELNQRVSYPTSLGERSDDYVTAAPCP